A genomic segment from Candidatus Methylomirabilis sp. encodes:
- a CDS encoding CocE/NonD family hydrolase: protein MLRDVRLRFSWLLLVLVALLTQLPPTAAPGADSLKPPDYTFTRGLSQVVYGSDQIIRDILDVPVPEPDEPDGQIALHVEVVRPNVAGRFPVILEASPYHGTLADRDGTRILPEPRDPEGRPLGLTGYFAPRGYAVVMVDLRGTGQSEGCLDHIGPKDTSDLKAIVEWAASQAWSNGRVGMTGHSYVGSTPSNAAASVPNGLVTIVPSAGLAHMYDHQFQAGVPYFLQWAGPMFAYEQLALERHLPGGDNELKDLTYAGCGLPNSSLVAGEAQLSGQYVAWHAARDWRAPATAAPIPIFMVHGVNDNAARVPAMQWFTDRQAYW from the coding sequence TGTGCGGCTTCGCTTCTCCTGGCTGCTCCTCGTCCTCGTCGCCCTCCTCACCCAACTCCCGCCGACAGCAGCGCCCGGCGCCGACAGTCTCAAGCCCCCGGACTACACCTTCACCCGCGGGCTTTCCCAGGTCGTCTACGGGTCGGACCAGATCATCCGCGACATCCTCGATGTGCCGGTGCCCGAACCGGACGAGCCGGACGGCCAGATCGCCCTCCACGTCGAGGTCGTGCGGCCGAACGTGGCGGGACGGTTTCCGGTCATCCTGGAGGCGAGCCCCTATCACGGCACCCTGGCCGACCGGGATGGCACGCGGATCCTGCCCGAGCCTCGGGATCCCGAGGGGCGGCCGCTCGGGCTGACCGGCTACTTCGCTCCCCGCGGCTACGCGGTGGTGATGGTGGACCTTCGCGGCACGGGACAGTCCGAGGGGTGCCTGGACCACATCGGGCCGAAGGACACGTCCGATCTCAAGGCCATCGTCGAATGGGCCGCATCCCAGGCGTGGTCGAACGGCCGCGTCGGGATGACCGGACACTCGTACGTGGGGTCCACCCCCTCGAACGCCGCGGCGAGCGTCCCCAATGGGCTCGTGACGATCGTGCCGAGCGCGGGGCTCGCCCACATGTACGACCACCAGTTCCAGGCCGGCGTGCCGTACTTCCTGCAGTGGGCCGGCCCGATGTTCGCCTACGAGCAGCTCGCGCTGGAGCGGCACCTGCCGGGCGGGGACAACGAGCTCAAGGACCTGACCTACGCCGGGTGCGGCCTGCCCAACTCCTCGCTCGTCGCCGGCGAGGCGCAGCTCTCCGGGCAGTACGTCGCGTGGCACGCCGCGCGCGACTGGAGGGCGCCCGCGACCGCCGCCCCGATCCCGATCTTCATGGTCCACGGGGTCAACGACAACGCCGCGCGCGTGCCGGCCATGCAGTGGTTCACCGACCGGCAGGCGTACTGG